In one Candidatus Neptunochlamydia vexilliferae genomic region, the following are encoded:
- a CDS encoding adenylate kinase family protein — MRNDLTMCSQVDEKFQAVLIFGPPGSGKGTQGKFLSSAGNHFHLSSGDVFRGLSPESPAGKLYHSYAGKGELLPDNVTVEIWHHYVMGLIATNQYFPKEQLLLLDGIPRTVKQAEILERYTVIKKIILLEAKDSNVLVQRLKRRALIEKRHDDRDEGVLKKRMEIYEKETFPLLEHYDEKLIARFNAELRPLEVLRDILVSLCDLLS, encoded by the coding sequence ATGAGGAATGATTTGACGATGTGCTCTCAGGTCGATGAGAAGTTTCAGGCGGTTTTGATTTTTGGCCCCCCAGGCTCGGGAAAGGGGACTCAGGGGAAGTTCTTGAGCAGTGCGGGGAACCATTTTCACCTCTCTTCGGGGGACGTTTTTCGGGGGCTTTCCCCGGAGTCTCCGGCAGGCAAGCTCTACCACAGCTATGCGGGGAAGGGGGAGCTTCTCCCCGATAATGTGACGGTCGAGATCTGGCACCACTATGTGATGGGGTTGATCGCCACCAACCAGTACTTCCCGAAGGAGCAGCTCCTTTTGCTCGATGGGATCCCTCGGACGGTGAAGCAGGCGGAGATTTTGGAGCGGTATACGGTGATCAAGAAGATCATCCTCTTGGAGGCGAAGGACTCGAACGTTTTGGTTCAGCGGCTAAAGCGGCGGGCCTTAATTGAGAAAAGGCATGACGACCGGGATGAAGGGGTTCTGAAGAAGCGGATGGAGATCTACGAGAAGGAGACTTTTCCTCTTCTGGAGCACTATGACGAGAAGTTGATTGCTCGGTTTAACGCTGAACTGCGTCCTCTAGAGGTGCTCCGCGACATCCTCGTCTCTCTTTGCGACCTTCTGTCATAA